TGGGAAGGCATGTGCAAGGCGTGGGCCGAGGAAGGCGCCACCGACGCATACTGTCGGGCCGCTGGCAAAGCCAGCCGGGCCAGCTCGGGGTAATCATACGTGTGGATAAGATAGTGCAGAATGCCGGGGTGATTGGGCTGCCCGGGGTACAGACCCTGTAGCAGGGCCCCGGCTTTCTTCTGCTTCACAAAGGACTTGTCGGTTGGGTCGGCCGCGGCGTCCAGGGCCAGGGCGTAGAAAATGGTGGCCTCGTGGTCCTGCGGATACTCGGCGTAAACGGTGGCCATAGCCTGCTCAAACCGTAGCGCCCGGGTTTTGTGCTCTACTCGTTCCCAGTCTTGGTAAAAGGTGGCCAGAGCCTGAATGTAGGCGGTTTCGCGGGCCGATTTGCCCGGTAGGCGCTGGGCCAGGGCTATGGCTTTGGCGCCTTTCGTCAGCTCCGCGGGGCTGGGCGGGGTCCAGAGCGGGTGGTAGCAGCTCATAGCTACGCCCCAGTAGGCCATGGCGCAGGCTGGCTCTTGGGCAATGACGCGGGCAAAGACTTTCTCGGCCTCGTCGTACTCGAAGGAGTGAAGCAGGCTCAGGGCCAGGTTGAAATCGGGCTGCACAGCGGACGGGCAGGACGTGCCGAAAGCCGCCGTGCCCAGCTGCGGGCCGGTAGCTGGGCCGCACATGGTGATGCTCCCCCGCTTAAGGCCAATGGCGTTGATTTCGGCTTGAGAGGGCGTAGAAGAGCTGGTTTGGCGGCAGGCCGCACTAAGCAAACCACTCAGAGCCAGCAAAAGCAGCAGGACGGGTTTCATGGGCAGCATAGTTTGACCCGATCTTGGCCGGGCCAGGTTTGGTATATCTAATATACTGAATATCAGCCAGGAAATTCTGCCAAGGCAACTTCGGTAAGCCTTGCCGCCGCTGCCCACCTAAGTGCCTCTGCTCGAAGCTCCTCGGCCGGGAGTAGTGTGCAAGTATTATCCACTGTTGGAAAATACTTGTACAGTTTTGCGCCAAGTAACGCAGTGGTTGCCCAATGGCAGCTTGCACGCCCCGCGTATTTTTCCCGCTCAAGCCGCAGAAAGCCCCGACAGCTCCGTAGAATCCAGTTCTACCCCAACTCTACTCCATGCCTACTACCTACATTGGCTGCTCCGGCTTTTCCTTCCGTGACTGGAAAGGCATGTTCTACCCGCCCGACGTACCCCCGCGCAAGTGGTTTGAGTACTACTGCACCCATTTCAATACCCTGGAATTGAACGTGACTTTCTACCGGATGCCGGAGCTGAGTTTCTTCGAGAAGCTCTACCAGCAGAGCCCGCCCGGATTTCGGTTTGCCGTGAAAGCCCCGCGGCAGGTGACGCACTACAAGAAATTCAACGCCGAAGCCGAGCCGATTCTGGCCGAGTTCTACGCCACCATCCGGGAAGGGCTGCAGGACAAGCTCGGGCCCGTCTTGTTTCAGCTGCCGCCCAAAGCTGCGTATACCGAGGAGCTCTTTCATCGCCTGATTGATAATCTGGACCCCGGTTTTGAGAACGTAGTGGAGTTTCGCCACCCGAGCTGGTGGGAAGGGGAGGTGTTTCAGCAGCTAAGCCGGCACAAGGTTTCCTTCGTGAGCCAGAGCCACCCGCTGCCCCTGCCCGACGAGGCCGTGGCCACCACCAACCTGCTCTACTACCGCTTCCACGGCGTGCCCGAGTTGTACAAATCGGAGTACAGTCGGGAGTTCTTGCAGCGCATTGCCGATGAAATAGCCGCCATTCCTAAGCTGGAGCAGGTGTATCTGTTTTTCAACAACGGCATTGGGGGCGTGGGCGTCGGCGACGCCAAGAAGATGCAGCAACTGCTGGACGGGAGCGAGTAGTGGGTGGCCGCCGTTTGGGGAAATAGGCACATCTGTCAACAGCCCCGCACTGGCAAACTGCTGGGTAGAGCGCCTTGGCCGCCGCGGTTTTTGCTGACGTACTTGATATCTGCCGCCGAGCTTATGGAATAGAGCGGGAGGGTAGGCCGGTAGGGTAAGGGAGTAAACACAAAGGCTTTGGAGTGCCACCAGCGGCAGTTACTGCGTACTACTCTTAGTCTGTTGTTCTTTTTACTCCTGTCTACTCCTGGTATCCTATGAAAACTCTACTCCGATCCTTGGTATTGCTACTGCTACTGCTGCTGCCAGCGGCCGTGCGGGCCCAAAGCACTGTGACGGGCACCATCGTCAGCGGCGGTATCACGCGCGAATACCGGCTGTACGTGCCAGCCGCCTACTCGCCCGGCAAGGCCGTGCCGCTGCTCTTCAATCTGCATGGCTACGGCTCTAATAATCTGGAGCAAGAAGCATACGGCGACTTCCGGCCCATTGCCGACACGGCCAATTTTCTTATCGTGCACCCCAACGGTACCGTTGATGCTGCTGGCAACCGCAACTGGAACACCTTCACGGCACCTACCGCCGGGGGCGTCGATGATGTAGCGTTTCTCTCCGACTTGCTTACCAGCCTGCAAGCCCGCTACTCCATCGACGCGGACCGGGTGTACAGCACCGGTATGAGCAACGGCGGCTTTATGAGCTACGAGCTGGCCTGCAAGCTCAGCAACCGCGTGGCCGCTATTGGCTCGGTTACGGGCAGCATGGTGCAAAGCCGGCTTAATGCCTGCACGCCCCAGCATCCGGTGCCCGTAATGGAAATCCACGGCACGGCCGACAACACGGTGCCTTACAATGGCAATATCCTGTTTGTGCCCATTCCGTCGGTCCTCGACTACTGGGTCCGTTTCAACGGCTGCTCTCCTACACCAGTCGTGACGGCCGTGCCCAATACCAACACCACCGACGGCAGCACAGCCGAGCGCTACGTGTATAGTGGGGGACGCAACGGTAGCGTAGTCGAGCACTACAAGATCCTCGACGGCGGCCACACCTGGCCGGGTGCTCCGGTCAGCATCGGTGTTACCAACCGCGACATCAACGCCAGCCGGGAGGTGTGGCGCTTTTTGCGCCGCTACCGCCTTAGCCAGCTCAGTGTTGCGCTGTCCACTAGGCCGGGCACTGGGGTTCAGTCCCAGGTGAATATTTATCCCAATCCGGCTCAGAACATTGTTGCCGTATGTTCAGCCGAGCTGTTAAGCTCCTCCCAAGTAGCCGCAACGGACCTGCTAGGACGCTCGCAGGCCCTGACCGCCCGGCTAATAGAGCCCGGTGTTGTTGAGGTGCGTATCGATTCCTGGCCGGCTGGGGTCTACCAATTACGCGTGGTGCACAAATATGGCGTTTCCTATCACCGCCTAACGAAACAGTAAAGCTGAGTAAGCTGAGGAAGGCTGACCCTTACACCTGATGTGAAGAATTATGGCCAACAAAAAAGCCGCGCTGCATAACTGCAGGCGGCTTTTTTGTTGGCCAGAGAAGCCAGTTAGTGCTGTTTGTCGCGGCTGTCGTTCTGTTTGTGCACCAGCGTCAGCACCATTTTGCCATTAGCAAATTTCTCACATTCCGAGTCGTAGTATTTGCCGCACTCATTCCAGATGTTGGTCTTGAAGACCTTTTTCGATTTCGGAATGTCATTGTTGTTGGGGATTACGCCCTCCCACACCGAGGTTTCGATTCCCGACGGGGTAATAGTGTATTTCGTTTGCGTCATATAAACTTCGTAGTTAAGGTCAAGAAGGGTTCGGGTCATGTAATCAGTCCGGACTACATCTTGGCGCCAGCAGCGGTTGCCATTACCGGTCACGTCCATGTGATAATCGAAGTCGTCACAGGGTAGAGGTCTGGACTTTGTGGAGTTGCTGGCGCTTTCGGTGGTGACGCCGGCGGGAACAATTTCTTCCGACTCTTTTGAGCAGCTCGACAAAGACAAAGAAGCACAGAGAGCGAAGAAAGGCAGAGCAATAGATGCGTTTTTCATGGTCAAAGAATTGTATTGTTTGAATGTTTTTTTGAACTATAATGGATTTAACGATCGACTAAATTTTTGGTTTGGAAAACATGAAAATATTTTTTATATCGCGCGAAGCAGATATTATCCTATAATATATATGAATAACAATGATTTGTGAATTCGCTATTGGGATGGCAATGGGTACTCGAAGCCGGCTGTAAGCACTGTAACTTAGGATGTAGCTGAACTGTAAGAGCAAAAAAAGAGCCCGCAGCAGATGCTGCGGGCTCTCGTTCTGGCTGGTGTCGCCGGGCTAGTCCAAACTAGTCTTTACGCGTGTATTCGGCGTGGCGCACCGGGTCTTTTTTCTTGTCCTTTTTACGGCCAATCAGTCCCCCGGCCGCGGCCCCGGCTACCCCGCCAATTAGGGCACCCTTGGTACCACCGACTACGGCGCCACCGACCACCCCGGCCCCGCCACCAATAGCTGCGCCTTTGGCTTTTTTACTCCAGCCCTTCTTCGGTTCATTTTGAGCCTGGGCTTCGGTGAAGCTGGTGCTGAGCATGAAGAAGGCCAGTACCATGGTCAGATATATCTTGAACGTTTTCATGACGTTTGAATTTAAAGTTGATTAAATAGAATTACGCCTTTAAAACGTAGCTGGTCAATCCAGGGTTGTGCATGGCTGCTGGGAAAGTGAAATACGTATAGGGCGCCTACTTCCACTGACATACTCTGCCCATGAATACCTGGTTTATTGGTTGCTCAGGCTTTCATTACCGCCATTGGCGCGGGGCCTTTTACCCCGAAAAGCTACCCCAGCGCCGTTGGTTCGAATTTTACAGCCAGCATTTCAACACCCTGGAGCTGAACGTGACCTTCTACCGGTTTCCCCAGCTGTCCTTCGTCGAGAACTGGTACCAGATCAGCCCGCCCGAGTTTGTTTTTTCCGTCAAGGCACCGCGGCTCATTACCCACTACAAGCAGTTTCACGACTGTGCCCAGCTGCTGGCCGATTTCTATGGCACCATGCAGGAAGGACTGCGTGAGAAGCTGGGGCCAGTGCTGTTTCAATTGCCGCCCCGCACGGTGTACTCCCAAGAGCGTCTGCTCCGCCTCGTCGAAAGCCTCGACCCGGCTTTTACCAACGTGGTGGAGTTTCGGCACCCCAGCTGGTGGGACGGGCAGGTATTTCAGGAACTGAGTCGCCACAATATTTCCTTTGTGGGCCAGAGCCACCCGGCCCTGCCCACCGACGTGGTGGCCAATACGCCCGTTCTGTACTACCGCCTGCACGGTATTCCGGAGTTGTACAAGTCGCCCTATACCGAGGCCGAGCTGCACCAGATAGCCGACCAGATTCAGCGGGAGCCGGGAGTACAGCAGGCCTTTGTGTACTTCAACAACGACATCGACGCCTCCGCCATTCGCAACGGCCAGTATATGCGCGACTACTGCCGCAGCCTTATAGAGCGGTAACAAGCCACATGAAAAAAGCCCCGATCTGTGCAGATCGGGGCTTTGTGCGTAAGAGAATCGGCTGGTTAGTTGCCTTCAGTTTTGGCGCCAACCGCGCTTTGGTCGGGGGTAGCCGGTGCCGCTGCTGGGGCGGCCGGCTGCTTCACGTACTTATCCAGCCAGCTGTTCATCTCCCAAAGCGTGTGCATAATAGATTCCCGGGCCGCGTAGCCGTGGGCTTCGAAGGGTAGCACTACGTAGCGCACCGTGGCCCCATGGCCTTTCAGAGCATTATAAAACCGCTCACTCTGCAGCGGAAACGTGCCCGAGTTGTTATCCGCCTCGCCGTGAATCAGCAGCAGGGGCGTCTTGATCTTGTCGGCGTGGGTGAAGGGCGACATGCTGTTGTACACCTCCGGGGCTTCCCAGTAGGTGCGTTCCTCGGCCTGGAAGCCAAAGGGCGTCAGCGTCCGGTTGTAGGCGCCGCTACGGGCAATGCCGGCCTTAAACAGGTCGGTGTGCGCCAGTAGGTTGGCCGTCATAAATGCTCCGTAGGAGTGGCCCATCACTGCCACCCGGTTCCGGTCCACAACACCCAGGCGGGCTCCTTCGTCGATGGCCGCTTTGGCACTGGCCGTCAGCTGCTCTACATAGGTATCGTTGGGTTCCTTCGAGCCTTCGCCCACAATTGGAATACTAGTGCCCTGCAATACGGCGTAGCCCTGCGTTACCCAGTAAATAGGCGAACCCCAGCTCAGGCGGGTAAAGGCGTAGGGAGAGCCTTTCACCTGCCCAGCGTTGGCCTTGTTCTTAAATTCGACGGGGTAGGCCTCCATCAGGGTGGGCAGGGGGCCGCTCTCTTTTTTGTAGCCGTAGGGCAAATACAGGTTGGCCGTCAGATCTACGCCGTCGGCGCGCTTGTACTTGAGCACCTGCTTGGTCAGGTTGCCCACGGCCGCGTAAGGATTGTCAAACTTGGTCAGTGGCGTCAGCTTAGCGCTTTTTGCTTCCCGCAGGTAGTAGTTGGGGGCGTCCTGCTGCGACTCGCGGCGCGTAATCAGCAGGCGCTTATTCAAATCCAGAATGGCAACTGGCACCTCGTAGAATGGTGCTTCGGAGCGCCACCACCGGGTTGCTTTTTTGGTGGCTACGTCCAGCTCATCCACGAAAGGCCGGTCGCCTTCCGGCGAGGCACCGGTGCCCACGAAATACAGGGTTTCGCCTTTCGTATCGGTGGCTAGCACCTCGTTACCGGTCAGATTATGCACCGTGTAGGGTGTGCCCGGGGCCGTGTACGTATCCTGCGACGACCGATCAAACAGCACTACCGGCGCTGCCTTGGTAGTGGGGTTTAGGGCCCAGGTCATTTCTTTACGGTCGGCCCAGCGGTAGCCTTCCACCAACGCCACGTTGGCGTTGCCCCAGATTACGTCGCGAAAACGCAGGGGGAGAGCCGCCAGCTCCTGAGGCTCGGTTTCGAACGGCGCTGCCAGGGTAAAGATTTTGTCGCGCACCGAGGCCGTGGCTTTTGGGTCGCCGCCGTCCTGGGCTTCTACCCAGTACACGGTCGAGGGCACGTCGGCGCGCCAGTTGTGGCCACGCTGCCCAGTGGGCACCGCGTCGAAGCTGCTGGGCACGTTGTCGGCCAGGGGCAGGTCGGCCATGGTTTTCACCACCAGGCCTTCCATGCTCAGAATATCAACCTGCAACGGAAAATCGGTGTAGGGCAGAGTGTAGGAATATGGCCGGTGCCGGTACTTGACCAGGGCGTAGCGGCCGTTGGGCGAGGGCGAGGCCTGCTGCACAATGCCGGGCTGGCCCAGCGGCTGCATACGCCCCGTCACAGTTACTTTCACTACCTGAGCCGTGGCATAGAACTCGAACAGCTTCTCGTCGGTGGGGTTTTTCAGCAAGTCCTGGTAGGTGCGGGCGGGGGCTTTGCGGCCAATGTTTTCCTGCACCGTAGGGCCCATAGGCACCGGGTTGAGAATGGGCGTGTCGCCCCGACCACCCACAATGGCGCGGGCCAACAGCGTCTGGCTGTCCGATACCCACTCGTAGGACTTGCCAAATACGCTGTTCAAAAACAGGTTGGGCATCAGGCGGGCCGAAGCCGAGGCCACGTCTAGCAGCCAGAGCTCCACGTGCCGGTCGGAGGTATGGGTGAAAGCTACCTTGGTATTGTCCGGCGACCAGGTCACCTCACTGATGCGCGCCTTGGCCGGCAAGCCCTGCACCAGCAGTTCCTTGCCGTCGGGCAGGTGCTTGAGCCGGAGCTTGGTCGTGTAGATTACCCGGCTCGGCCCGTTGGTTTTGGGATTGATCCGCAGCCCGCCAATACGCAACTCCGGCTGCGACAACTCGGCAATGGTGGGCATGTCCTGATTATCCAGCAACAGCATCCATTGCCCATTCGATGACACGCTTACCCGGGGCGTGCTTGGGGCCTCCGCCAGGGCCACAATAGACTTAGGCGGAGTCTGGTACATCACGTCCTGGGCCGAGCTAGTCAGACTACAAAACATGACGGCACTAAAAAAGTACAATATTTTCATAGAGAACTAGAAGGAGTTTCCAGAGGAGAAATGAAAAAAGCTATGTAAGATACGATAAGACAGACAGCTAACCAGGTCAATTTTTACCGATGCTACAAAATTACATATTATTTAGAAGTGGATTTTACCAATCGATGAATTAGTTGCTAAGAGAGGGGGGCGGCTAAAAGTGCAATTCCTTGGTGGTGGCGGCAGCCGGTAAGCGGGCATAAAAAAAGTGGCCAGCTACGGGAGCTGGCCACTTTGGGATATTCAGTCTGCGCGAGGCAGATACCGGAGGTTACTTACGACGAGCCGGGGCGGCTTTCCGTACCGGAGCCTTTTTCACCGGAGCTTTCTTCACGGGCGCAGCTTTCACTGGCGCGGCGGGAATCTCGGGGGCAGGACCATACTTCGTCTCGGCAGGGTTCGGGTCACCTGGCAGGTACACGTCGAACTCTACGCGGCGGTTAATGGCGCGGCCAGCTTCGGTGGCGTTGTCGGCAATCGGCTTGGTCTCGCCGTAGCCGTGCGACACAATCCGGTCGGCAGGGATACCCTTGCTGAGCATGTAGGTGCGGGCCGAGGCGGCGCGGGCATCCGACAGACGCAGGTTGTAGGCATCGTCGCCTTTGTTATCGGCGTGGGCCGAAATACCCAGTGAGTAGTCGGGGTAAGCATTCAGGATGTCAACCAGGCCATTCAGGGTCGGGAACGAAATCGGCTTCAGGGTAGCCTTGTCGAATTCGAACTGGATGTACTTGGTGGCTTCCTGGAGCTTTTTCTTCTCCTCAACCTTCATTTCTGGGCAGCCTTTGTTCGAGGCCGGGCCGGGACGTTGTGGGCAGCGGTCCTGATAATCCGGAACACCGTCACCGTCGGTATCAATTGGGCAACCGGCAGCATCTACTTTCACACCAGCCGGCGTGTTGGGGCACTTATCGGCCGAGTCGATTACGCCGTCATTGTCAGCGTCAGGGCAGCCGCGGAGTTCGGCTTTGCCGGGGGTATCGGGGCAGGCGTCGTCGCTGTCGCGCACACCATCACCGTCACGGTCGGGGCAGCCTTCCAGAGCGGCCAGACCTTTCTCGGTGGGGCACTTATCCTGGTAATCCGGAACACCGTCGCCGTCGCCGTCAAGTGGGCAGCCGTTGGCGTCCACGGCCACGCCGGTGGGCGTGCCGGGGCACTTGTCCTTTTTGTCGCTTACACCATCACCGTCGGTGTCGATGGTTTTGCCGAAGTTGAAGGTCAGGCCGGCAGTGTGCTGCAGATAACGGTCGTTGATGTTGCCTTTCAGCGTGATACCGTCAACCTGGTCGGTCAGGATATAGTGCTGGCCGGTTTGTACGAAAGCCGACACGCTGGAAGAGAAATTCAGGCGGATACCAGCGGCCCCGTGAATATCGAAGGCGTACAGGTCGCGGTTGTCGGGCGTACCACCGGTTACCTTAAACCGGTCGGTGCTGGCGAAGAAAATACCGGGAGCCAGGCTCAGGTAAGGTGCGAAGAAGGCATCTTCCTTAAAAGCCCAGCCGTTGTTGAGCTTCAGCGTCACGGGAATGCCGATGTTCACGACGTTGGCGCGGAAGCCGCTGAAGGGCTGAATGGTATTCTTAGGCGGATCAGCCGAGAAGGCCATGTCGCCGTAGCTCAGGTCCAGGCCCAGGTCGAGGCCGGGCGTGAGGTAGCGGCTCAGCTTCAGACCGGCACCGAACTCAATCTTGTCATTCTTGAACCACTCGGAGCCATGGTCGCCGTGGTACTGCAAGGTGGAGCCGTAAAGGCTTAGGCCGATTTTCTTCTCGGAGTTTTGGCTGTGTCCATCGCGCGGCGCCAAGGCCAGCAGCGTTAACCCCAGCACCAAGGCTTTCGGGGTGGTAAGATGTAGTCTCATATAATAGAACAGATGTGGAAGAAAGTGTGGTTACCCTTTATGGTGGTGTCGCTATATACCTGACGCCGCCAGATAAGGTTGTTGCTGCTGTTGCTATCCGTTCTAAGTTGTATCCTATCAGAAATTACGCCGTATGAATTCGGTTTGTCTAGCCTAGTGTTGAGGTTTGAAGCCTAGCCTAAGCTTTTGTCTTATTAGTGAAGGGCTTATGTCTTGTGTAGGAAGGCCGGCAAGCTAGGTTTAATGGGGCTAATATTTTGATTATAAACATCTTGCATTTAAAATGTATTCACTGGGCTGATGAGGCGAATATTAGATTTATGCAATGGAATGGTAAGCAGTACTGTTAGAGTCCCTTACCGGTACGGGGTAGGTAACTACGGTTGAGCTTGCTTGCAATCCTCTGGTGGCATTCAAAAAAAAGATCAGGAGCCTGCTTTTTTTACCATCCCAAGCCCACCTTTCGTGGGAGAGCATACTTCCTTCAACAACTAAAAAACCCGCTCCCATCAGGTGATGAGAGCGGGTTCGGAAGCTGACTGTTTAGCTTGGTATAGCAGTTAGGCCAACTGGGTAGTAATAGGAACTGCGCCCATTAGCGTCTTATGAATCGGGCACAGGCCGGCCACTTTCAGCAGGCGTTGGCGCTGCTCATCGGTAAGCTCACCGGCGAGCTGGAGCGAGCAGCTAAGTTGGGTTACGACGTGCTGCTCGTTGCGCTCAAACGTCACCTGGGCCTCCACGTTCGCCAAGGGCCACTGCTTGCGCTCGGCGTACATGCGCACCGTGATGCAGACGCAGGCGCTAAGCGAAGCGGCCAGCAACTCGCCGGGCGTTAGCCCCTGGTTTTGCCCGCCCTTGTCGAGCGGCTCGTCGGCTAGGAGCTCGTGGCCGCTGTCGGAGGTGATACGCGTAAGGTAGGGCTCAGGGCCGCTACGGCCGGTTAGCGTGGGCATAGCTAGTGGTTGATGGGTGTTTCGATGACGATAAACTTGCTTTCCTGAGCGCAGGCAATGCTAACGATATCCGTGTCCCAGAGTCCAATACTGTCGCGCTTGTTCAGCAGCTGGCCGTTTACCGTGATTTCGCCTTCCATCAGGAACACGAATACGCACTTGTTTAGGGGCTTCAGGGCGTAGTCTACCATCTGGCCGGCGTCGAAGTAGCCCAACGAGAGCTTGGCGTTCTGGTTGATCCAGACGTGGGCCGTGCCTTCCTCGTTGCTGACGATGGTGGTGAGTTGGTTTTTGCGCTTTTCGGCCGGAAAGCTGCGTTTCTGGTAGCGCGGCGTCACGTTTTGCAGCTTAGGCTCAATCCAGATTTGCAGGAAGTTCACCTCGTCGTCGCCGATGTTGTGCTCCTCGTGGCGCAGGCCGCTGCCGGCACTCATGATCTGGACCGAGTCGGTGGCGACTTCCTCGCGGTAGCCCATCGAGTCGATGTGGTTCATGCGCCCGGCCAGCATCACCGAAATGATTTCCATATTGGCGTGGGCGTGCAGCCCAAAGCCGTTGCCGGGCTTGACGAAGTCGTCGTTGAACACCCGCAGCAGGCCGAAGCCCGTTCGCTCAGGGTTGTAGTAAGAGCTGAAGCTTAGCGAGAAGTTGCTTTGCAGCCAGCCAATGTCCTTGAGGCCCCGCTCGGCGGCCCGGATGATGCGGTGATTCATGTTAGTTGTTCGTTATCAGTTGTCAGTTGTTAGTCTTATCCTGATTGCCAGTTGAACTCTGCCAACGGACAACGAACAACTAACAACTAAAAACTATTGGGGCAGGTGGGCTTCAAAGGAAATTTCGGCGACGCTCTTACGCTGGCGCGGGGCTTTTTCCCGGCTCAGGAAAGGCTCTTCCAATAGCTCAGCCTCGCCCTGGTAGCCCAGCGCAATCATGACGGCGGGCTGCAGGTTTTCGGGTAGCTGAAACACTTCTTTAGCCTTCTCCCGCTCGAAGCCGCCCATGAAGTGGCCGTGCAACCCCAGGGCTGTAGCTTCCAGAATCAGGTTGCCGTTGGCCAGGCCCAGGTCGTGAAGAGCGGCGCCGTTGGGCGTGCCGTTGTCGTAGTGGGTTTTGGCCAGGGAAAGGATGAGCACGGCGGCGTTTTTGGCCCAGGGCTGGTTGCCGGGCATCAGCAGGTCGACCATTTTCTGGAAGGCCTCCGTGTCGGCGCGGTGGGCGTAGATGTAGCGCCAGGGCTGTTCGTTCATGGCGCTGGCGGCCCAGGAAGCAGCTTCAAACAGCTGGCCGACAGTTTCGGGCGCTACGGGCTGGGCCGAGAAGGAGCGGGGGCTCCAGCGGTTCTTAATTAGCTCGTGCACGGGATAGGTGGTGGGGGCAGTTTTCATTTCTAGTTATTCGTTGCTTGTTATCAGTTGTCAGGTTGTGGCTGTTCGTTGTTTGGTGTTGACATCAGCTCATGTGAGCTGAAGCGGACCGGGTTTCTGGTAAAGCCGCCCGCCGGTGAAAACGGCCGGGCAACAAACTAACAACGAACAGCCAACAACTACTAACTAGTTATAGCGACATGGGCACATCCATGAGCAGGAGCTGGGCCTGGCTGTCGGCCTCAATGCTGAGCGTGTCGGTGTCCCAGATACCGAACCCGTCGCGGCGGTGCAGCTTCTGCCCGTTGATAGTCACGTCGCCTTCCAGGACGAAGGCGTAAACCCCGTTGCCGGCTTTCTTAACTTGATATTCAGTGCTGAAACCAGGGTCAAAGTCGCCGAGGCTAAACCAGGCATCCTGGTGAATCCAGACGCCGGCGTCGTCGGCCGAGGGCGAAATCACCTGCTGAAACTGGTTGTGGCGGTCTTCGGCCCGGAAGCTCTGCTGGGCGTAGCGGGGCTGCACGCCGCGCTTGTTGGGGAACACCCAGATTTGCAGAAACTTTACTTCCTGGTCCTTATTGTGGTTTTTCTCGCTGTGGGCCACGCCCGTACCGGCGCTCATCACCTGCACGTCGCCGCGCCGGATGATGCCGTGGTTGCCCATGTTGTCCTTGTGCTCCAGGTCGCCCGACAGCGGAATGCTGATGATTTCCATGTTGTCGTGGGGGTGGGTGCCGAAACCCATGCCGCCGGC
Above is a genomic segment from Hymenobacter cellulosivorans containing:
- a CDS encoding DUF72 domain-containing protein; translated protein: MPTTYIGCSGFSFRDWKGMFYPPDVPPRKWFEYYCTHFNTLELNVTFYRMPELSFFEKLYQQSPPGFRFAVKAPRQVTHYKKFNAEAEPILAEFYATIREGLQDKLGPVLFQLPPKAAYTEELFHRLIDNLDPGFENVVEFRHPSWWEGEVFQQLSRHKVSFVSQSHPLPLPDEAVATTNLLYYRFHGVPELYKSEYSREFLQRIADEIAAIPKLEQVYLFFNNGIGGVGVGDAKKMQQLLDGSE
- a CDS encoding extracellular catalytic domain type 1 short-chain-length polyhydroxyalkanoate depolymerase, with protein sequence MKTLLRSLVLLLLLLLPAAVRAQSTVTGTIVSGGITREYRLYVPAAYSPGKAVPLLFNLHGYGSNNLEQEAYGDFRPIADTANFLIVHPNGTVDAAGNRNWNTFTAPTAGGVDDVAFLSDLLTSLQARYSIDADRVYSTGMSNGGFMSYELACKLSNRVAAIGSVTGSMVQSRLNACTPQHPVPVMEIHGTADNTVPYNGNILFVPIPSVLDYWVRFNGCSPTPVVTAVPNTNTTDGSTAERYVYSGGRNGSVVEHYKILDGGHTWPGAPVSIGVTNRDINASREVWRFLRRYRLSQLSVALSTRPGTGVQSQVNIYPNPAQNIVAVCSAELLSSSQVAATDLLGRSQALTARLIEPGVVEVRIDSWPAGVYQLRVVHKYGVSYHRLTKQ
- a CDS encoding glycine zipper domain-containing protein, whose protein sequence is MKTFKIYLTMVLAFFMLSTSFTEAQAQNEPKKGWSKKAKGAAIGGGAGVVGGAVVGGTKGALIGGVAGAAAGGLIGRKKDKKKDPVRHAEYTRKD
- a CDS encoding DUF72 domain-containing protein, which encodes MNTWFIGCSGFHYRHWRGAFYPEKLPQRRWFEFYSQHFNTLELNVTFYRFPQLSFVENWYQISPPEFVFSVKAPRLITHYKQFHDCAQLLADFYGTMQEGLREKLGPVLFQLPPRTVYSQERLLRLVESLDPAFTNVVEFRHPSWWDGQVFQELSRHNISFVGQSHPALPTDVVANTPVLYYRLHGIPELYKSPYTEAELHQIADQIQREPGVQQAFVYFNNDIDASAIRNGQYMRDYCRSLIER
- a CDS encoding alpha/beta hydrolase family protein, whose protein sequence is MKILYFFSAVMFCSLTSSAQDVMYQTPPKSIVALAEAPSTPRVSVSSNGQWMLLLDNQDMPTIAELSQPELRIGGLRINPKTNGPSRVIYTTKLRLKHLPDGKELLVQGLPAKARISEVTWSPDNTKVAFTHTSDRHVELWLLDVASASARLMPNLFLNSVFGKSYEWVSDSQTLLARAIVGGRGDTPILNPVPMGPTVQENIGRKAPARTYQDLLKNPTDEKLFEFYATAQVVKVTVTGRMQPLGQPGIVQQASPSPNGRYALVKYRHRPYSYTLPYTDFPLQVDILSMEGLVVKTMADLPLADNVPSSFDAVPTGQRGHNWRADVPSTVYWVEAQDGGDPKATASVRDKIFTLAAPFETEPQELAALPLRFRDVIWGNANVALVEGYRWADRKEMTWALNPTTKAAPVVLFDRSSQDTYTAPGTPYTVHNLTGNEVLATDTKGETLYFVGTGASPEGDRPFVDELDVATKKATRWWRSEAPFYEVPVAILDLNKRLLITRRESQQDAPNYYLREAKSAKLTPLTKFDNPYAAVGNLTKQVLKYKRADGVDLTANLYLPYGYKKESGPLPTLMEAYPVEFKNKANAGQVKGSPYAFTRLSWGSPIYWVTQGYAVLQGTSIPIVGEGSKEPNDTYVEQLTASAKAAIDEGARLGVVDRNRVAVMGHSYGAFMTANLLAHTDLFKAGIARSGAYNRTLTPFGFQAEERTYWEAPEVYNSMSPFTHADKIKTPLLLIHGEADNNSGTFPLQSERFYNALKGHGATVRYVVLPFEAHGYAARESIMHTLWEMNSWLDKYVKQPAAPAAAPATPDQSAVGAKTEGN
- a CDS encoding OmpA family protein gives rise to the protein MRLHLTTPKALVLGLTLLALAPRDGHSQNSEKKIGLSLYGSTLQYHGDHGSEWFKNDKIEFGAGLKLSRYLTPGLDLGLDLSYGDMAFSADPPKNTIQPFSGFRANVVNIGIPVTLKLNNGWAFKEDAFFAPYLSLAPGIFFASTDRFKVTGGTPDNRDLYAFDIHGAAGIRLNFSSSVSAFVQTGQHYILTDQVDGITLKGNINDRYLQHTAGLTFNFGKTIDTDGDGVSDKKDKCPGTPTGVAVDANGCPLDGDGDGVPDYQDKCPTEKGLAALEGCPDRDGDGVRDSDDACPDTPGKAELRGCPDADNDGVIDSADKCPNTPAGVKVDAAGCPIDTDGDGVPDYQDRCPQRPGPASNKGCPEMKVEEKKKLQEATKYIQFEFDKATLKPISFPTLNGLVDILNAYPDYSLGISAHADNKGDDAYNLRLSDARAASARTYMLSKGIPADRIVSHGYGETKPIADNATEAGRAINRRVEFDVYLPGDPNPAETKYGPAPEIPAAPVKAAPVKKAPVKKAPVRKAAPARRK
- a CDS encoding OsmC family protein, with amino-acid sequence MPTLTGRSGPEPYLTRITSDSGHELLADEPLDKGGQNQGLTPGELLAASLSACVCITVRMYAERKQWPLANVEAQVTFERNEQHVVTQLSCSLQLAGELTDEQRQRLLKVAGLCPIHKTLMGAVPITTQLA
- a CDS encoding pirin family protein → MNHRIIRAAERGLKDIGWLQSNFSLSFSSYYNPERTGFGLLRVFNDDFVKPGNGFGLHAHANMEIISVMLAGRMNHIDSMGYREEVATDSVQIMSAGSGLRHEEHNIGDDEVNFLQIWIEPKLQNVTPRYQKRSFPAEKRKNQLTTIVSNEEGTAHVWINQNAKLSLGYFDAGQMVDYALKPLNKCVFVFLMEGEITVNGQLLNKRDSIGLWDTDIVSIACAQESKFIVIETPINH